The DNA window GCCAGCAACCTCGGACAGATGGAGGCCCTCTTCGCCGACATCGCCAGGCACGGCCCACCGCTCGCCGGCATCGTCCACGCGGCCGGCACGTCCCGCCCTGCTCTGCTCGCCCAGACCGACCAGGCCGCGGTCGAGTTCCTCCTCGCCCCCAAGGTGCAAGGAGCCTGGATCCTCGACCACCTCACACGCGAACTCGACCTCGACTTCCTCGTGCTGTTCTCGTCGGCAGCCGCGGTGTGGGGTGGCGGCTTGCTCGGCCCCTATGCCGCCGCCAACCACTTCCTCGACGCCATCGCCCATCACCGCCGCGCCCTGGGGCGTACAGCCCTCAGCATCAACTGGGGCAGCTGGCAGGCCGGCAGCATGCTCACCCACATGCCCGAGGACGCACGCCGTTATCTCGAGGGCATCGGCTTCGGCACCATGCCCTTGGACGAGGCACTCGAGGTCCTCGGCTGGCTCCTGGGCACTCCCCTCGCCCAGCGCGCCATCGCGTCCATCGACTGGGGGCGCTTCAAGCCCATCTTCGAGGCCCGCCGGCGTCGCCCGCTGCTCGACCTCATCGAAGCCCCCGCCGCGAACGCGTCGCCGGCGGCCGACGAGCTGCTCCTCCGTCGTCTCGAAGCAGACGGCCCCGAGGCGCGCATGACACGGCTCATCGAGCACACACGCCGCCTCGTCACCGAGACCCTCCAGCTCGAGGAGCCCGCTGCGTTCGACCTGGATCAGGGCTTCTTCCAGCTCGGCATGGACTCCATCATGAGCGTCCAGATCCGCAAACGCCTGGAGGCCGATCTCGGCCGGCGCTTGCCGCCGACCCTCGCGTTCGATCACCCGAGCGTCCGGCGCCTCGCCACCTACCTCGCGACCGAGATCCTCGCACCGACACCGGAGACCGCAGCTCCCCCCTCCCCCGACGCATCCTCTGCGCCTTCTCCGACCGGCTCGGAGACCGCCCCGGATCCACTCGACGCGCTCACCGAGGACGAGCTCGTGGCGCTGCTCGCAGCCGAACTCTGGCCTGCCCGCGCAGGCCTCTCCGACGCCCGGAGCGGCACGCTGTCCGAAGGCCCCCAACGCCCGGAACCCCACACCGCATGAGCAGCCCGCCGCTCCCTCTCGATCGCCACGCCGTCCTCAAGCACGCCCTGCGCGAGATCCAGCAGCTCAGGGCACGCGTGGACACCTCCGAGCGCCGGGAGCGCGAGCCCATCGCAGTCCTCGGCATGGCTTGCCGCCTCCCCGGGGGCGTCACCTCACCGGAGGCACTCTGGCGCCTGCTCGAGGACGGCATCGACGCCACACGCGAGATTCCCTCGGATCGCTGGGACGTCGATGCTTTCTACGATCCCGACCCTGGCGCGCCCGGCAAGATGTACGTCCGCCGCGGCGGTTTCCTCGACGAGGTGGATCGCTTCGACGCAGCCTTCTTCGGCATCCACCCGCGCGAAGCAGCGTACATCGATCCCCAGCACCGCCTGTTCTGGGAGGTCGCCTGGGAGGCCCTGGAGCGCGCCGGCACGTCCCCTCATGCCCTCTCGGGCAGCCGCACCGGCGTCTATCTCGGCATCACCAGCAGCGACTACAGCATGCTCCAGGCGCTGTCCCTCGACCTCTCCGAGCTCGACGGCTACGCCGCGCTGGGCAGCGCGTCCAACTTCGCACCTGGGCGCCTGTCGTACATGCTCGGCCTCCAGGGCCCGAGCGTCGCCGTCGACACCGCCTGCTCCTCCTCGGCGGTGGCCACGCACCTCGCCTGCAAGGCGCTGCTCAGCGGAGAGATCGATCTCGCCATCGTGGGCGGCGTGAACCTCGTCCTGTCACCAGGTGGCAACATCGTCCTCTCCAAGGCCCGGATGCTCTCGCCCGACGGCCGCAGCAAGGCCTTCGACGCCTCCGCTGACGGCTACGGCCGCGGTGAAGGATGCGGCGCCCTCGTGCTGTCGCGGCTCGGGGACGCGCTCGCGCGCCGCGCCCCGGTGCTCGCGACAATCCTCGGCTCGGCGGTGAACCAGGATGGCCCGAGCAGCGGCCTCACGGTCCCGAGCGGCGCGGCCCAGCAAACGCTCGTCCGCGAGGCCCTGTCCCGCGCCGGCGTCATCCCCGCAGAGGTCGGCTATGTCGAAGCCCACGGCACGGGCACGCCTCTCGGCGATCCCATCGAGCTGCGCGCGCTCGGCGCCGTCCTCTCCGAAGGACGCCCCGCCGGACACCCCCTTCTCGTCGGATCCATCAAGAGCAACATCGGCCACCTCGAAGCCGCAGCCGGCGTCGCCGGCCTCCTCAAGGCCGTGCTTTGCCTGCAGCACCGCCGCATCCCGCCGCACCTGCACTTCCGCGACCCCAACCCGAACGCTCCCTGGGCCGAGATCCAGGCTGAGATCCCCACGCGCTCCATGCCCTGGGCGACCGGAGGCCGCCGCGTCGCTGGCGTCAGCTCCTTCGGTGCCAGCGGCACGAACGCCCACCTCGTCCTCGGCGATGCCCCTGCTCCCGCGACGTCTCCCCTCCAGGACGAACACGTCTGCCACCTGCTCACGCTCTCGGCCCGGCGCGAGCCTGCGCTCCGGGCTCTCGCCGCTCGCTACGAGGCCTACCTCGCCGAGAACCCCTCGGTGTCGCTCGGCGACGTCGCGTTCACGACACGTACTGGCCGCGCCCACTTCCCCCACCGGCTCGCCCTCGTCGCCTCCTCTGCGTCCGAAGCCCGCGAGCGCCTCGCTTCGTTCCTCGCCAGCACCCCGGGCCCGGGGCTCTCGAGCGCCCGCGCACGCACCGATCGCCGGCCCCGGATCGCTTTCCTGTTCAGCGGCCAGGGCGCTCAGTACCCTGGCATGGCCCGCGCGCTCCACGCGACCCAGCCCGTGTTCCGCGAGGCCGTCGATCGCTGCGCTGCGCTCCTCGACCCGCACCTCGAGCGCCCCATCACCGAAGTGCTCTTCCCGCCGGAGGGCGCGCCTGCCGCCCCCGGGGCGCTCGACCAGACCGCCGTCACCCAGCCCGCGCTCTTCACGATCGCCTACGCCCTCACCACGCTGTGGCGTTCTCTCGGCGTCGAACCCGAGGCCGTGCTCGGCCACAGCGTCGGTGAGATCGCCGCCGCCTGCTGTGCGGGTGCCCTCTCCCTCGAAGACGCCGCCCCGTTCATTGCCGCCCGGGGCCGCCTCATGCAGTCCTTGCCCGGAGGCGGCGCGATGGCGGCCGTCTTCGCCGCTCCCGAGCAGATCGCCGACGTGCTCGCTCCCCGCGCGACCGAGATCGCGATCGCTGCGCTGAACGGCCCCACCGAGACCGTCCTCTCGGGCGCAGCCGGACCCCTCGACGAGCTTCTCGAGGTGCTCTCCGCGAGCGGCATCACGTCGCGTCGCCTTCATACCTCGCACGCATTCCACGCCCCGCTCATGGATCCGATCCTCGACGATCTCGAACGGGCCGCCGCCTGCACCCGCGCCGTGACGCCGCGGATCCCGTGGATCTCCAACCTCACGGGCGACCTCGTCACCTCCCCCGTCGACGCAGCCTACTGGCGCCGCCATGCCCGGGCTCCTGTACGCTTCGCCGAAGGCCTCCAGCGCCTCCACGCCCTTGGCATCGATGCCTTCGTGGAGGTCGGCCCCCGCCCCACGCTGCTCGGCCTCGCACGCCGCTGCTTGCCCGAGAGCACCGGCGTCTTGCTCCCCTCGCTTCGCGACGGGCGAGACGATCTCCGCACGCTGCTCGGCAGCCTCGCCGAACTCTATACGCTCGGCGCGCGCCTGGACGGGACCCGCCTCGATCACGGCCCGACGCAGCGCCTCGTGTCACTGCCGACGTATCCCTTCCAGGGGGAGCGGCACTGGATCCCTGCCGCTACCCCTCGGCACGCGGCGCCAGCCCCGCAGCGCGTCACTGCCGCCGGACTCGCCGCGGACGCCACGCACACCCACCCCCTGCTGGGACGGCGCGTCCCCTCCCCCAGCGTGATCGCGTTCGAAACACAGCTCGACCCTGCAGCACTCGCGGCCCTCCGTGATCACCGCGTCCACGGACGCATCGTCGTCTCCGGCGTCCTGCACCTCTCGATGGCCATGGCCTCCATGGCCGAGATCCAGACCGCCACGGGTGATCTCCGCGTCGAGCAGATCACCTTCCTGGAGCCGCTTCTCCTGCAAGAGGGCGAGGTCAGGACCGCGCAGCTCATCCTCGAACCGGACACGGCCGGACATGCCATGCGCTTCCAGCTCTTCAGCCTGGACCCGGACGGCACCGACACGGGCGCGTGGACACTGCACACGACGGCTCTCCTCAGCGCCTCACCGCCTGGCGCCCTTGAGCGCGCTGGCGAAGGCGCCCCTCTGGACGCGATCCAGGCCCGTTGCGGCGAGGCCTTGTCCGGCGACGACTTCTACGCCCGGTACTGGAAGACGGGTGAGCACGAAATCGGTCCGAGCTTCCGCCTGGTGCGTCGCCTGTGGCGCCGCGACGGCGAGGCCCTGGCCGAACTCGAAGCCCCCGAGCCGCCCGCCCTAACGTCCAACGACATCCGCCAGGTGGCCCACCTGCTCACCGAGGCCTGCGTGGCCGAAGCCTGCGGGCAAGTCGTCAAGGCCGCGCTCCCGCTCGACGCCACCAGCACCGTGACCATCGGCGTCGGTGTCGATCGCCACCACCAGCGCGGCGCCACAGCCGGCAAGAAGCGCTACTGCCACGTCCAACTCCGGTCCTCGCTCGAAGCAGACCCCCTCATCATCGCCGACATGCGCCTGCTCGACGAGACCGGCCAGGTCATCGCGGTCTCGGAGGGCATGCGCCTCGCACCAGTCCGCGCCGACACGATCCGCCGCGCCGCCACACGCCATCGCGACCGCCCCCGCCCGGAGGTCGATCGCGCCTTGAAGGAGCTCCACGCCGCCCCCTCCCCTGCCGAACGACGCGACGCGCTCGAACGCTACCTCCGAGCCCAGATCGCTGCCCTCTCGGAACTCTCCCCCGACGCCATCGACGCCGACGCCCCCTTGCGTGACGTGGGACTCGACTCGCTCCAGGCCGCCGACCTGCGCGCCAGCCTCGCCCGGGACCTCGGCGCCGACATCCCTGCGGTCGACCTGCTCCAGGGTCCCAGCCTCGGCGATCTCGTCGCTCGTCTCGCCACGAGCCTGCTCGGCGAGACCCCCCCCGCGCGGAGCGCAGCCTCCGTCACCTCGCCACCGGCCCACACCACCACGGCCTCTCGCGACGACACCGCGCGGTGGATCCGCAGGCCCACCCCGAGGCCCGAAGCGCGCATCCGCCTGCTCTGCTTCCCGCTCGGTGGTGCCGGTGCCTTCATGTACCGCAGCTGGGCCAGCGCACTACCGACCTCCGTGGAGCTGTGCAGCGTCCAGCTCCCTGGCCGCGAAGATCGGCTGAACGACCCCCCCGTCGACAGTCTCTCCGATCTCCTCGACGCCCTCGTGGAGATCATGCCCCCACTCCTCGACCGCCCCTACGCCGTGTTCGGCTCCAGCATGGGAGGGCTCCTCGGCTTCGAGCTCGTCCGGCGCCTCCGCGCCACGCACGGCAAGAGCCCTCTGCACCTCTTCGTCGCCGCCTCTCCAGCCCCGCAACGATTCCGCCGCATCATCGACGAGCGATTCTCCTCCCCAGATCTCGGCTTCCTCCGTCGCTTCGACATGATCCCGGACGCCGTCGCCGAAGATCCCAGCTTGCTCGCCGCGGTCTTGCCCGCCTTGCAGGCCGATTTCCAGCTCGTGAGAGGCCACCTCCACCGGGATGAGATCCCCCTCGACATCCCGATCTCTGCATACGGAGGCAAGGAGGACGCGCTCGTTCTCCCCGAGGATCTCGTCGCATGGTCCGAGCATACCCGCGGCGACTTTCAGCTCCGGATGTTTGCTGGTGGCCACCAGTTCATGAAGACCGATACGCCCTCCGTACTCCAGGCCATCCGCCGAGATCTATCGATCCACAGCCAGCTCTGACCTCGTCTCCCAACCCCTGCCACTCTCAGGAACACGCCCATGAAGTCCTCGCTCCCTCCCGGCCCGAGACTCCCCGGCTTCATCCAGACGTCGCTGTACATGTCCCGTCCGCTTCATTTCCTGAAGCGATGGAGCCAGCAGCATGGTGACACGTTCACCGTGCACATGACCGGCTCGGGTGACTTCGTGTTCATCACCTCGCCAGAGGACATCCGACGGGTCTTCACGGCATCCATCGACGTCATCTACGCTGGCGAGAGCAACTCGCTCGTGCGCCCCTTCGTCGGCGACAGCTCCGTCGTCGTTCTCGACGGGGAGGCCCACATCCGGAGCCGTCGACAGCTCCTACCCCCCTTTCAGAACGAGCGCATGCAAACCTACGCCACCATCATGCGTGATGTGGCGGACGCCTCGCTCGATCGCTGGCCCGTAGGGCGCCCATTCCCGCTCCTCTCGAAGATGACCGAGATTGCGATGGAGCTGATGCTCCGGAACATCTTTGGCCTGGAGGATCCACGCGAAATCGCGACGTTCCTCGAGCGCTTCACCTCGGTGCTCGACGAGGCGACCTCGCCCATGCGCGTGATGGCGTCATTCGCCGGACTCGACCTGTACAAGCTCTTGCCCTTCCTGCACGTCTCCAAGCTGAAGCGTCAGCTCGACGATTCCATCTACGAACTCATTGCTCGCCGCCGCGCTGCACCGCGAGATCCGACGCGGCAGGACGTGTTGACCCTCATCCTGGAGAGCAAGCACGAGGATGGACAGGCCATGACGGATCGCGAGCTTCGCGACGCGCTCGTGACCCTGATCGCCGCAGGCTACGAGACATCCGCGATCGGCATGACGTTCGCGGTGGAGCGCCTGCTCGCCGAGCCCTGGGCCCTCGCCAAGGTGCACGAAGAACTCGATCGGGTGCTCGGCCAGGAGACAATCGTGGCCGAGCACCTGCCTGCGCTGGAGTACCTCGACGCAGCCATCAAGGAGTCGCTCCGCTTGAGGCCCCTCGTACCGCTCATCTCACGCAGGACCAAGGCGCCCTTCGAACTCTCGCGGCACACGCTTCCGGCCGAGACCATGCTCATCCCGGCCCTCGTGCTCACGCACCTCCGCGAGGACCTCTATCCAGATCCCGAGCGCTTCGATCCGGCGCGGTTTCTCGGCACGAAGCCGGACCCTTATGCGTGGCTCCCCTTCGGAGGAGGCGCACGGCGCTGCCTCGGGATGGCGTTCGCCATGTACGAGATGCGCATGGTCCTCGCGACGGTGCTCCGCCGCGCGAGCCTCGAGCTTGCGTCGAACCGGCCCGTTCGCATGGTCAACCGCCACATCATGCTCGCGCCATCGGACGGAGCCCCCGTGGTGCTGAAAGCGCGCCGACCGAAGCCGCAGACGAAGAACTCGGCCGCGGCCTGACTTCCCCTCTCGGCGTCACGCCTCGCGGCGCCCCTCCAGAACGACAGGTACGCCGCTCGACGGTGCCAGGAAGATCCCTCGGCGCTCGGGCCGCACCTCACCGCCTCCGACCGGCCGAAGCGCCGCTCGCGCCACGAGCCGCGCGAGGATCACCTTCATCTCGTACATCGAGAAACCTGCGCCCAGACACCGCCGGGCCCCACCGCCGAAAGGAAAGAACTCGTACGGGCTCACGCGCCGGCCGATGAACCGCTCCGGCAGAAATCGCTCCGGCTCCGGCCAGAGATCCGCCCGCCGGTGCGTCAGGTACACGCACGGGCACACGTAGCTCCCCGCTGGCAGATCGTACTGCCCGAAGCGAAGCGGTCGCTGCAAGATCCTCAGGATGACGGGCGCCACGGGCGTCAGCCGCATCGTCTCTTTGATGAATGCGTCCAGGTACGCCAGCTCCGCCACCTCCTGCAGCCAGCCTGCGCCC is part of the Chondromyces crocatus genome and encodes:
- a CDS encoding type I polyketide synthase; translated protein: MSSPPLPLDRHAVLKHALREIQQLRARVDTSERREREPIAVLGMACRLPGGVTSPEALWRLLEDGIDATREIPSDRWDVDAFYDPDPGAPGKMYVRRGGFLDEVDRFDAAFFGIHPREAAYIDPQHRLFWEVAWEALERAGTSPHALSGSRTGVYLGITSSDYSMLQALSLDLSELDGYAALGSASNFAPGRLSYMLGLQGPSVAVDTACSSSAVATHLACKALLSGEIDLAIVGGVNLVLSPGGNIVLSKARMLSPDGRSKAFDASADGYGRGEGCGALVLSRLGDALARRAPVLATILGSAVNQDGPSSGLTVPSGAAQQTLVREALSRAGVIPAEVGYVEAHGTGTPLGDPIELRALGAVLSEGRPAGHPLLVGSIKSNIGHLEAAAGVAGLLKAVLCLQHRRIPPHLHFRDPNPNAPWAEIQAEIPTRSMPWATGGRRVAGVSSFGASGTNAHLVLGDAPAPATSPLQDEHVCHLLTLSARREPALRALAARYEAYLAENPSVSLGDVAFTTRTGRAHFPHRLALVASSASEARERLASFLASTPGPGLSSARARTDRRPRIAFLFSGQGAQYPGMARALHATQPVFREAVDRCAALLDPHLERPITEVLFPPEGAPAAPGALDQTAVTQPALFTIAYALTTLWRSLGVEPEAVLGHSVGEIAAACCAGALSLEDAAPFIAARGRLMQSLPGGGAMAAVFAAPEQIADVLAPRATEIAIAALNGPTETVLSGAAGPLDELLEVLSASGITSRRLHTSHAFHAPLMDPILDDLERAAACTRAVTPRIPWISNLTGDLVTSPVDAAYWRRHARAPVRFAEGLQRLHALGIDAFVEVGPRPTLLGLARRCLPESTGVLLPSLRDGRDDLRTLLGSLAELYTLGARLDGTRLDHGPTQRLVSLPTYPFQGERHWIPAATPRHAAPAPQRVTAAGLAADATHTHPLLGRRVPSPSVIAFETQLDPAALAALRDHRVHGRIVVSGVLHLSMAMASMAEIQTATGDLRVEQITFLEPLLLQEGEVRTAQLILEPDTAGHAMRFQLFSLDPDGTDTGAWTLHTTALLSASPPGALERAGEGAPLDAIQARCGEALSGDDFYARYWKTGEHEIGPSFRLVRRLWRRDGEALAELEAPEPPALTSNDIRQVAHLLTEACVAEACGQVVKAALPLDATSTVTIGVGVDRHHQRGATAGKKRYCHVQLRSSLEADPLIIADMRLLDETGQVIAVSEGMRLAPVRADTIRRAATRHRDRPRPEVDRALKELHAAPSPAERRDALERYLRAQIAALSELSPDAIDADAPLRDVGLDSLQAADLRASLARDLGADIPAVDLLQGPSLGDLVARLATSLLGETPPARSAASVTSPPAHTTTASRDDTARWIRRPTPRPEARIRLLCFPLGGAGAFMYRSWASALPTSVELCSVQLPGREDRLNDPPVDSLSDLLDALVEIMPPLLDRPYAVFGSSMGGLLGFELVRRLRATHGKSPLHLFVAASPAPQRFRRIIDERFSSPDLGFLRRFDMIPDAVAEDPSLLAAVLPALQADFQLVRGHLHRDEIPLDIPISAYGGKEDALVLPEDLVAWSEHTRGDFQLRMFAGGHQFMKTDTPSVLQAIRRDLSIHSQL
- a CDS encoding cytochrome P450, which gives rise to MKSSLPPGPRLPGFIQTSLYMSRPLHFLKRWSQQHGDTFTVHMTGSGDFVFITSPEDIRRVFTASIDVIYAGESNSLVRPFVGDSSVVVLDGEAHIRSRRQLLPPFQNERMQTYATIMRDVADASLDRWPVGRPFPLLSKMTEIAMELMLRNIFGLEDPREIATFLERFTSVLDEATSPMRVMASFAGLDLYKLLPFLHVSKLKRQLDDSIYELIARRRAAPRDPTRQDVLTLILESKHEDGQAMTDRELRDALVTLIAAGYETSAIGMTFAVERLLAEPWALAKVHEELDRVLGQETIVAEHLPALEYLDAAIKESLRLRPLVPLISRRTKAPFELSRHTLPAETMLIPALVLTHLREDLYPDPERFDPARFLGTKPDPYAWLPFGGGARRCLGMAFAMYEMRMVLATVLRRASLELASNRPVRMVNRHIMLAPSDGAPVVLKARRPKPQTKNSAAA